Genomic window (Bacteroidota bacterium):
TCCATTTTCTTTCCAGGAAAAAATATATTGACCCGTATTAATGGCTACTTCGCCGAAATCCCGGAGCAATTCATCGGTAAATTCTACCTTGATCCCTTCTTTAGCAGCAAAACCAACAAAATATTCCAGGATGGAACCGGTTTCATCCCTTCTTTCTCTTGATAATGTGCCCCAAAGCACAGCGCTTTCGTGATAAAGTGATGTTACTGCATCCGCATTTCCGCTTTCCAGCGCCGCTTTCCATACCTCAGTAGCTTCATCAATGTTTTTAATACAAAAATCACCCATAATTTGTAAGTTTGGATATGAGAGGCAAATTTAACCTTTTGAGTGAAATTAATAAGGGAGGGATTAATAATTATTG
Coding sequences:
- a CDS encoding DUF4440 domain-containing protein, with the protein product MGDFCIKNIDEATEVWKAALESGNADAVTSLYHESAVLWGTLSRERRDETGSILEYFVGFAAKEGIKVEFTDELLRDFGEVAINTGQYIFSWKENGKTIHVPARYSFVFMKDAKCWVILDHHSSLFPELPFDSTPYQTKE